The following coding sequences are from one Pseudonocardia sp. EC080619-01 window:
- a CDS encoding cytochrome P450, which translates to MTTTQADLTPELVVDFDIYDPSVTMPVDRMQEKAAELAAIGPIVWSTTHGGHWLVTSYEHVHAILRDPETFSSHPNNLVDAGQGKFLPIELDPPEHTSYRQALQPLFSPNRMKVLEPRIREIVIELITSFQADGKVEFVEKFAHELPTQVFLALMGWPLEDAALFTDATEVALNGRPGETPEQAAESRTKAAYEMFGYFMKVIAERRAAIASGDAAAEDVTNAIIDTEITDSEGVQRPLTDDELARMFFLLLIAGLHTTQGSLAWMMLHLSQNTEERDKLIDDPGAVPAAVEEILRYEAAIAMGRRATTDATIGDITVRAGDQLLLLLCAANRDEGEFDEPGSLDVERTPNRHLTFGSGPHRCIGSHLARLMLKIAAEELHQRIPDYRLDPEDPPVVLPSQVRGFARLSLLFTPVG; encoded by the coding sequence ATGACCACCACCCAGGCCGACCTCACCCCCGAGCTCGTCGTGGACTTCGACATCTACGACCCGTCCGTCACGATGCCGGTCGATCGGATGCAGGAGAAGGCGGCCGAACTGGCCGCCATCGGGCCGATCGTGTGGTCGACGACCCACGGCGGCCACTGGCTCGTCACGTCGTACGAGCACGTCCACGCGATCCTGCGGGACCCGGAGACCTTCTCCAGCCACCCGAACAACCTGGTCGACGCCGGGCAGGGCAAGTTCCTGCCGATCGAGCTCGACCCGCCGGAGCACACCTCCTACCGGCAGGCGCTGCAGCCGCTGTTCAGCCCCAACCGGATGAAGGTGCTGGAGCCCCGGATCCGCGAGATCGTCATCGAGCTGATCACCTCCTTCCAGGCCGACGGGAAGGTCGAGTTCGTCGAGAAGTTCGCGCACGAGCTGCCGACCCAGGTGTTCCTGGCCCTGATGGGGTGGCCGCTGGAGGACGCGGCGCTGTTCACCGACGCCACCGAGGTCGCGCTGAACGGGCGTCCGGGCGAGACCCCGGAGCAGGCCGCGGAGTCGCGCACGAAGGCCGCCTACGAGATGTTCGGCTACTTCATGAAGGTCATCGCCGAGCGCCGGGCCGCCATCGCGTCCGGTGACGCCGCCGCCGAGGACGTCACCAACGCGATCATCGACACCGAGATCACCGACTCCGAGGGCGTGCAGCGCCCGCTCACCGACGACGAGCTCGCCCGGATGTTCTTCCTGCTGCTCATCGCCGGCCTGCACACCACGCAGGGCTCGCTCGCGTGGATGATGCTGCACCTCTCGCAGAACACCGAGGAGCGCGACAAGCTCATCGACGACCCGGGCGCGGTGCCCGCGGCGGTCGAGGAGATCCTGCGCTACGAGGCCGCGATCGCGATGGGCCGCCGTGCGACGACGGACGCCACGATCGGCGACATCACGGTGCGCGCGGGCGACCAGCTGCTCCTGCTGCTGTGCGCCGCGAACCGCGACGAGGGCGAGTTCGACGAGCCCGGCTCGCTCGACGTCGAGCGCACGCCGAACCGGCACCTCACCTTCGGCTCGGGCCCGCACCGCTGCATCGGGTCCCACCTGGCCCGGCTGATGCTGAAGATCGCGGCGGAGGAGCTGCACCAGCGGATCCCGGACTACCGGCTCGACCCGGAGGACCCGCCCGTCGTCCTGCCGAGCCAGGTCCGCGGGTTCGCGCGACTGTCGCTGCTGTTCACCCCGGTGGGCTGA
- a CDS encoding CaiB/BaiF CoA-transferase family protein produces MSGTSIQHDVLPLAGLRIIDLADGAAEGCGRYLADLGADVLRVEPAGGSPGRADRLGFALRNANKRSTVLDLGSGAGRQRLLEEARHADVLVESFTHDEAAALGLTPDDLATVNPELVVVSVTGFGRTGPYRDRVATEDVLAAAGGVLCRSGRPGGTPLLPPAGLVDQLVAVHAAWATLVAYVKRLRTGAGEHVDVSALEAVVHGFDPAFGAQGTAAAGRAETFPRDRPDAANFYPVFPCADGSVRICLLAARQWRAMFAWLGEPEEFADPRFDAIPARFAASDRLNPLIAELFAGSTRDELVAEGTARGIPVAGMLSPDEVLGAEHFRETGSLVETELADGLRAIVPSGYVTVDGVRAGLRTPAPGPGTDAGGFGEAPPRDLGLPPLPAGAGPLTGVRVLDLGIIVFGAELGRVFADQGADVIKVENSAYPDGLRQTRKGGGMNPSFAWGQRNKRGLGLDLRSPEGGRLFRELVATADVVLANFKPGTLESLGFSRAELAAVNPRIVVSDSSAFGARGPWRKRMGYGPLVRASCGLSALWRDPAADPADPAAFCDGSTVYPDHVAAHVTAVAVLAAVIGRARTGRGGAVDTAQADAALVALGPVLARSSLRPGTESAEGNARRGAAPSGVFPCAGDDEWCVITVRDDETWPRLASATGLPDDPDLRTAEGRLTRRGEIEEALARWTAGHSPDKVAEILQGVGVPAAGMLRLPDELTDPQLVARDAFHTLEHEQLSAAVPTGARIARFSTVPDPELRPAPMPGEHTRRICAEVLGLPDPVVDELVEAGVLQVHDPGSANG; encoded by the coding sequence GTGAGCGGTACGAGCATCCAGCACGACGTCCTCCCGCTGGCAGGGCTGCGGATCATCGACCTGGCCGACGGGGCGGCCGAGGGGTGCGGACGCTACCTCGCCGACCTCGGCGCCGACGTCCTGCGGGTCGAGCCGGCGGGCGGTTCGCCCGGGCGGGCCGACCGGCTCGGGTTCGCACTGCGCAACGCGAACAAGCGCAGCACCGTCCTCGACCTCGGGTCCGGCGCGGGACGGCAGCGGCTGCTGGAGGAGGCCCGCCACGCGGACGTCCTCGTCGAGTCGTTCACCCACGACGAGGCCGCCGCGCTCGGTCTCACCCCGGACGACCTCGCCACCGTCAACCCGGAGCTGGTCGTCGTCTCGGTGACCGGGTTCGGCCGCACCGGGCCGTACCGCGACCGGGTGGCGACCGAGGACGTGCTGGCCGCCGCCGGCGGCGTCCTGTGCCGGTCGGGCCGGCCGGGCGGGACCCCGCTGCTGCCGCCCGCCGGGCTCGTCGACCAGCTCGTCGCCGTGCACGCCGCGTGGGCGACGCTGGTCGCCTACGTGAAGCGGCTGCGGACCGGGGCGGGCGAGCACGTCGACGTGTCCGCGCTCGAGGCCGTCGTGCACGGGTTCGACCCGGCCTTCGGCGCGCAGGGCACGGCCGCGGCCGGCCGCGCCGAGACGTTCCCCCGGGACCGGCCCGACGCGGCCAACTTCTACCCGGTCTTCCCGTGCGCCGACGGGAGCGTGCGGATCTGCCTGCTGGCGGCCCGGCAGTGGCGTGCGATGTTCGCCTGGCTCGGCGAGCCGGAGGAGTTCGCCGATCCGCGGTTCGACGCCATCCCGGCCCGCTTCGCCGCCTCGGACCGCCTCAACCCGCTGATCGCCGAGCTCTTCGCCGGATCGACGCGCGACGAGCTCGTCGCCGAGGGCACCGCCCGCGGCATCCCGGTCGCGGGCATGCTGAGCCCGGACGAGGTGCTCGGGGCGGAGCACTTCCGGGAGACCGGCTCGCTGGTGGAGACCGAGCTCGCCGACGGCCTCCGGGCGATCGTGCCGTCCGGCTACGTGACCGTCGACGGCGTCCGGGCGGGCCTGCGCACCCCGGCCCCGGGCCCGGGGACCGACGCCGGCGGGTTCGGCGAGGCGCCGCCCCGGGACCTCGGCCTGCCCCCGCTACCCGCCGGTGCCGGACCGCTCACCGGGGTCCGGGTGCTCGACCTCGGGATCATCGTCTTCGGTGCCGAGCTGGGCCGGGTGTTCGCGGACCAGGGCGCGGACGTGATCAAGGTCGAGAACAGCGCCTACCCCGACGGGCTGCGCCAGACCCGCAAGGGCGGCGGGATGAACCCCTCGTTCGCCTGGGGGCAGCGCAACAAGCGGGGTCTCGGTCTCGACCTGCGCAGCCCCGAGGGCGGCAGGCTCTTCCGGGAGCTGGTCGCCACGGCGGACGTCGTCCTGGCCAACTTCAAGCCGGGCACGCTCGAGTCGCTCGGCTTCTCCCGGGCCGAGCTCGCCGCCGTCAATCCGCGGATCGTCGTCTCCGACAGCAGCGCGTTCGGCGCACGCGGGCCCTGGCGGAAGCGGATGGGATACGGGCCGCTCGTGCGCGCCTCCTGCGGACTCTCGGCGCTCTGGCGGGACCCCGCGGCGGATCCCGCGGACCCGGCCGCGTTCTGCGACGGGTCGACCGTCTATCCCGACCACGTGGCCGCGCACGTCACCGCGGTCGCGGTGCTCGCCGCGGTGATCGGGCGGGCCCGCACCGGCCGGGGCGGCGCCGTCGACACCGCCCAGGCCGACGCGGCGCTCGTCGCGCTGGGCCCGGTCCTGGCGCGGTCGTCGCTGCGGCCCGGGACGGAGTCGGCGGAGGGGAACGCGCGGCGCGGTGCGGCACCCTCCGGTGTCTTCCCCTGTGCGGGTGACGACGAGTGGTGCGTGATCACTGTCCGTGATGACGAGACCTGGCCTCGGCTCGCGTCCGCGACCGGTCTGCCCGACGATCCGGACCTCCGGACCGCCGAGGGGCGGCTGACGCGGCGCGGGGAGATCGAGGAGGCCCTCGCCCGGTGGACCGCCGGGCACTCCCCGGACAAGGTCGCCGAGATCCTGCAGGGGGTCGGCGTGCCGGCGGCCGGGATGCTGCGGCTGCCCGACGAGCTGACGGATCCGCAGCTCGTCGCCCGCGACGCGTTCCACACGCTCGAGCACGAGCAGCTGTCCGCCGCGGTCCCGACCGGTGCCCGGATCGCCCGGTTCTCCACCGTGCCGGACCCGGAGCTGCGCCCGGCCCCGATGCCCGGGGAGCACACCCGCCGGATCTGTGCCGAGGTGCTCGGCCTGCCGGATCCGGTCGTCGACGAGCTCGTCGAGGCGGGGGTCCTGCAGGTCCACGACCCCGGCTCGGCGAACGGGTGA
- a CDS encoding TetR/AcrR family transcriptional regulator, with amino-acid sequence MSKSSGGGRPRAARTRVSDPATAILLAAEACYLRLGITKTTMDDIAREAGVSRPTVYRHYSNRDDLVLGVLLSRARDLLERARRFIDTRARIDDKLVDGMIFLVDAGSRDPMLQQLVSLEFMEGMQGHPEASRLPVTLSAELWGPIVQDAKDAGEVRADLDVTAFCTWLTYIELVVLSRTNRPGSTDEAQRSLMQTFVAPALHRAGTYGTVPVPAAG; translated from the coding sequence ATGTCGAAGAGCTCCGGTGGCGGTCGGCCCCGGGCCGCCCGGACACGGGTGTCCGACCCCGCGACGGCGATCCTGCTCGCCGCAGAGGCCTGTTACCTGCGTCTGGGTATCACCAAGACGACGATGGACGACATCGCGCGCGAGGCGGGGGTGTCACGGCCCACCGTCTACCGGCACTACTCGAACCGCGACGACCTCGTGCTCGGGGTCCTGCTGTCCCGCGCCCGGGACCTGCTGGAGCGGGCCCGCCGCTTCATCGACACGCGTGCGCGGATCGACGACAAGCTCGTCGACGGCATGATCTTCCTGGTCGACGCCGGCAGCCGCGATCCCATGCTCCAGCAGCTGGTCAGCCTCGAGTTCATGGAGGGCATGCAGGGGCACCCCGAAGCGTCCCGGCTGCCGGTGACCCTGTCCGCGGAGCTCTGGGGCCCGATCGTGCAGGACGCGAAGGACGCGGGCGAGGTGCGCGCCGATCTCGACGTGACGGCGTTCTGCACCTGGCTGACCTACATCGAGCTCGTGGTGCTCAGCCGCACCAACCGGCCCGGCAGCACCGACGAGGCGCAGCGCTCCCTCATGCAGACCTTCGTCGCGCCGGCCCTGCACCGCGCCGGCACCTACGGCACGGTCCCGGTGCCGGCAGCCGGCTGA
- a CDS encoding aromatic ring-hydroxylating dioxygenase subunit alpha, whose product MSTDQTAASAQQTDELAARNDRIRRALDHIRNDSTDEYDGIASFTAEEFTDPEIARRERDAVFGRVPSIVCHGSEIPKPNDFMTLQMPRNNVIIVRQKDHSVKAFVNLCRHRGALLEEQEKGRCRLFSCGYHRWSYDTDGSLRAITRDNTFGEIDRSQYGLIELPAEERHGFVWMVDDADAEIDVASWLGAEMDGILAGYDMDELVSAQAEGFDEPVNWKIMQDAFLDGYHIQYAHPNTAAKHIHTNVMAAEDFGRHARFIAPRKTIDKYLEEPPAPDEDLSPYVTETHFLLPNSTLLRQPDHFELLTFRPHPTDPGRCRMEMRLVVPKVEDSGMDSERWTKIWEKNWKILLAVLHQEDFPLLRSSQQGMGSANAGGMLLGRNEVINQIFHRELRKLVS is encoded by the coding sequence GTGTCCACTGACCAGACCGCGGCGAGTGCCCAGCAGACGGACGAGCTCGCCGCCCGCAACGACCGGATCCGGCGCGCTCTCGACCACATCCGCAACGACAGCACGGATGAGTACGACGGCATCGCCTCGTTCACGGCCGAGGAGTTCACCGACCCGGAGATCGCCCGCCGGGAGCGGGACGCGGTGTTCGGCCGGGTCCCCTCGATCGTGTGCCACGGCAGCGAGATCCCGAAGCCGAACGACTTCATGACGCTGCAGATGCCGCGCAACAACGTGATCATCGTGCGGCAGAAGGACCACTCGGTGAAGGCGTTCGTCAACCTCTGCCGGCACCGCGGTGCGCTGCTGGAGGAGCAGGAGAAGGGCCGCTGCCGGCTGTTCTCCTGCGGCTACCACCGGTGGTCCTACGACACCGACGGCTCGCTGCGCGCGATCACCCGCGACAACACCTTCGGCGAGATCGACCGGTCGCAGTACGGGCTGATCGAGCTGCCCGCCGAGGAGCGCCACGGCTTCGTCTGGATGGTCGACGACGCGGACGCCGAGATCGACGTCGCGTCGTGGCTGGGTGCCGAGATGGACGGCATCCTCGCCGGCTACGACATGGACGAGCTCGTCTCGGCACAGGCCGAGGGCTTCGACGAGCCGGTCAACTGGAAGATCATGCAGGACGCGTTCCTGGACGGCTACCACATCCAGTACGCGCACCCGAACACCGCGGCCAAGCACATCCACACCAACGTGATGGCGGCCGAGGACTTCGGGCGGCACGCGCGGTTCATCGCGCCGCGCAAGACGATCGACAAGTACCTCGAGGAGCCCCCGGCCCCGGACGAGGACCTGTCGCCCTACGTCACCGAGACGCACTTCCTGCTGCCGAACAGCACCCTGCTGCGCCAGCCCGACCACTTCGAGCTGCTCACCTTCCGCCCGCACCCGACCGACCCCGGCCGCTGCCGGATGGAGATGCGGCTGGTCGTGCCGAAGGTCGAGGACTCGGGCATGGACTCCGAGCGCTGGACCAAGATCTGGGAGAAGAACTGGAAGATCCTCCTCGCGGTGCTGCACCAGGAGGACTTCCCGCTGCTGCGCAGCTCCCAGCAGGGCATGGGCAGCGCCAACGCCGGCGGCATGCTGCTCGGCCGCAACGAGGTCATCAACCAGATCTTCCACCGCGAGCTCCGGAAGCTGGTCTCGTGA
- a CDS encoding sterol carrier protein, translating to MTGAAIAGLGTTAMGKMYGRSSTSLAAEAVRGAVADAGLALTDLDGLLVSSGIKQDVGVGLAAVLGLQDLSVLNQVNAFGATAGVMVAQAAQAVAAGTATTVACVFADSPLKPKESAGSTYGAPQRSGRGRPVRGYAGWSVASGATNPNILYAMCARRHMERYGTTSEQLGEIAVAQRSWATRNPLAQMREPITLADHQESRWIADPLHLLDCCLVSNGAVAVVVTSAERAAGLARPAVHVWGYGQAHAPRRMQAGSDWGLVTPAARSGPQALRMAGVGVGDVDVAEIYDCYTYTVLVTLEDYGFCAKGEGGAFVADGRLAPGGTLACNTGGGQLSSYYMWGFTPLSEAVIQARADGGERQAPRNDVVLVSGNGGILEHHSTLVLSPHERSGR from the coding sequence ATGACGGGTGCGGCGATCGCCGGTCTCGGCACGACCGCGATGGGCAAGATGTACGGCCGGTCCTCGACCTCGCTGGCGGCCGAGGCGGTGCGCGGCGCCGTCGCCGACGCGGGCCTGGCGCTCACCGATCTCGACGGGCTGCTCGTCAGCTCCGGGATCAAGCAGGACGTCGGGGTCGGGCTCGCCGCCGTCCTCGGTCTGCAGGACCTGTCGGTCCTGAACCAGGTGAACGCGTTCGGCGCGACGGCGGGTGTGATGGTCGCCCAGGCCGCGCAGGCCGTCGCCGCGGGCACGGCGACCACCGTCGCGTGCGTGTTCGCGGACAGCCCGCTGAAGCCCAAGGAGTCCGCGGGCTCGACCTACGGCGCCCCGCAGCGCAGCGGCCGGGGCCGGCCCGTGCGCGGCTACGCCGGGTGGTCGGTGGCCTCGGGCGCGACCAACCCGAACATCCTCTACGCGATGTGCGCGCGCCGGCACATGGAGCGCTACGGCACCACCTCCGAGCAGCTCGGCGAGATCGCCGTCGCGCAGCGGTCGTGGGCGACGCGCAACCCGCTGGCCCAGATGCGGGAGCCGATCACCCTCGCCGACCACCAGGAGTCGCGGTGGATCGCCGATCCGCTGCATCTGCTGGACTGCTGCCTGGTGAGCAACGGCGCCGTCGCGGTCGTCGTGACCTCGGCGGAGCGCGCGGCCGGGCTCGCGCGGCCCGCGGTGCACGTGTGGGGCTACGGCCAGGCCCACGCCCCGCGGCGGATGCAGGCGGGCTCCGACTGGGGTCTCGTCACCCCGGCCGCCCGTTCCGGGCCGCAGGCCCTCCGGATGGCCGGCGTCGGGGTCGGCGACGTCGACGTCGCCGAGATCTATGACTGCTACACCTACACGGTGCTCGTGACCCTCGAGGACTACGGGTTCTGCGCCAAGGGTGAGGGCGGTGCGTTCGTCGCCGACGGGCGCCTCGCCCCCGGTGGCACGCTGGCCTGCAACACCGGCGGCGGCCAGCTGTCGTCGTACTACATGTGGGGCTTCACGCCGCTGTCCGAGGCCGTGATCCAGGCGCGGGCCGACGGCGGGGAGCGCCAGGCGCCCCGGAACGACGTCGTGCTGGTCAGCGGCAACGGCGGGATCCTCGAGCACCACTCCACGCTGGTGCTCAGCCCGCACGAGAGGAGCGGACGGTGA
- a CDS encoding Zn-ribbon domain-containing OB-fold protein translates to MTGFPQVERDDTSAAFYDAAAREELLMQRGPSGTVLPPEARTDPASGSADLEPVTVSGDGVLVSWAVVHRAPLPALADAVPYVSAVVELAEGPWIIVRLVGDTRSLSAGDPVRARFVRSGAPEDPGEVLPVFEPVATGVTS, encoded by the coding sequence GTGACCGGCTTCCCCCAGGTCGAGCGGGACGACACGAGCGCCGCGTTCTACGACGCGGCGGCCCGCGAGGAGCTGCTGATGCAGCGCGGCCCGTCCGGCACGGTGCTGCCCCCCGAGGCCAGGACCGACCCGGCGAGCGGATCGGCCGATCTCGAGCCGGTGACCGTCTCCGGCGACGGCGTCCTGGTCAGCTGGGCGGTGGTGCACCGCGCCCCGCTCCCGGCCCTGGCCGACGCCGTGCCCTACGTCAGTGCGGTCGTGGAGCTGGCGGAGGGGCCGTGGATCATCGTGCGCCTGGTCGGCGACACCCGCTCGCTCAGCGCCGGTGACCCGGTGCGGGCACGGTTCGTCCGCTCGGGGGCTCCCGAGGACCCCGGCGAGGTGTTGCCGGTGTTCGAGCCGGTCGCGACCGGTGTGACCAGCTAG
- a CDS encoding PDR/VanB family oxidoreductase, whose amino-acid sequence MEVADRETVADGVVRLTLRGADGRPLPEWEPGAHLDLHLGDDLVRQYSLCGDPGDREAYQVAVLREQPGRGGSAHVHDVLETGTALRVRGPRNNFALAEAQRYLFVAGGIGITPVVPMIAAAEKAGAEWRLVYGGRSRASMAFVDELVERYGDRVEVVPQDERGLLDLDGLLGTPQDDLLVYCCGPEPLLAAVEERCASWPGGALHLERFSPKEVAEPASGDSFEVEFAGSGVTVTVPPGVSIVDAAAEAGVEIETSCREGTCGTCESEVIEGVPEHRDSLLTPDEQAANDVMFPCVSRCLSGRLVIDR is encoded by the coding sequence ATGGAGGTCGCGGACCGGGAGACGGTCGCCGACGGCGTCGTGCGGCTGACGCTGCGCGGCGCGGACGGGCGGCCGCTCCCGGAGTGGGAACCGGGTGCACACCTGGACCTGCACCTCGGCGACGACCTGGTCCGGCAGTACTCGCTGTGCGGCGATCCCGGTGACCGCGAGGCGTACCAGGTGGCGGTGCTGCGGGAGCAGCCCGGCCGGGGCGGCTCGGCGCACGTCCACGACGTGCTGGAGACCGGCACCGCGCTGCGGGTCCGCGGGCCGCGGAACAACTTCGCGCTGGCCGAGGCGCAGCGCTACCTCTTCGTCGCGGGCGGGATCGGCATCACGCCCGTCGTCCCGATGATCGCGGCCGCCGAGAAGGCCGGCGCCGAGTGGCGGCTGGTGTACGGCGGCCGCTCCCGCGCCTCGATGGCCTTCGTCGACGAGCTGGTCGAGCGGTACGGCGACCGGGTCGAGGTCGTCCCGCAGGACGAGCGCGGCCTGCTCGACCTCGACGGGCTCCTCGGTACCCCGCAGGACGACCTGCTCGTGTACTGCTGCGGGCCGGAGCCGCTGCTCGCCGCTGTCGAGGAGCGGTGCGCGTCGTGGCCGGGTGGCGCGCTGCACCTGGAGCGCTTCTCCCCGAAGGAGGTCGCCGAGCCCGCCTCGGGCGACTCGTTCGAGGTCGAGTTCGCCGGCTCCGGGGTGACCGTGACCGTGCCACCGGGGGTCAGCATCGTCGACGCCGCCGCCGAGGCCGGCGTCGAGATCGAGACCTCGTGCCGGGAGGGCACCTGCGGGACCTGCGAGTCCGAGGTGATCGAGGGCGTCCCGGAGCACCGGGACTCCCTGCTGACCCCGGACGAGCAGGCGGCGAACGACGTGATGTTCCCCTGCGTCTCGCGGTGCCTGTCCGGACGGCTCGTGATCGATCGCTGA
- a CDS encoding ferredoxin → MEQHLTVDRKACAGHGLCYGAAPDLVDCDEQGDPVVLADPVPEAQVGEARQVVDMCPERALALEQTQPV, encoded by the coding sequence ATGGAACAGCACCTCACGGTGGACCGGAAGGCCTGTGCCGGGCACGGGCTCTGCTACGGAGCGGCACCGGACCTCGTCGACTGCGACGAGCAGGGCGACCCGGTCGTCCTGGCCGACCCGGTCCCGGAGGCACAGGTCGGCGAGGCCCGGCAGGTCGTGGACATGTGCCCGGAGCGGGCACTGGCCCTGGAGCAGACGCAGCCGGTCTGA
- a CDS encoding crotonase/enoyl-CoA hydratase family protein: MTSSATPAETPDEPAATYERRGHVGLITLNRPRAMNAVNSALSVAAGDALAAAGADDEVRVVVITGAGRGFCAGADLKEVARGNRIDDRDHPERGFAGLARHWVDKPTVAAVNGFALGGGTEIVLACDVAVIDETASLGLPEVKRGLMAAAGGVIRLARQIPQKVALEAALTGEPIPADRAHELGLVNRVAPEGTALDVALGLAGVIAENAPLSVQYSKQVVHHSRDAGSDWDDPAWTLSDDAMKVVFASRDAREGPTAFAEKRAPRWEGR; the protein is encoded by the coding sequence ATGACCAGCAGTGCCACCCCGGCCGAGACCCCCGACGAGCCGGCCGCGACCTACGAGCGGCGCGGCCACGTCGGCCTGATCACCCTGAACCGGCCGCGCGCGATGAACGCGGTGAACTCCGCGCTGTCCGTCGCGGCCGGTGACGCGCTCGCCGCCGCCGGCGCCGACGACGAGGTGCGCGTCGTGGTGATCACCGGCGCCGGCCGGGGCTTCTGCGCGGGCGCGGACCTCAAGGAGGTCGCCCGCGGCAACCGGATCGACGACCGGGACCACCCGGAGCGGGGGTTCGCCGGGCTCGCCCGGCACTGGGTGGACAAGCCGACCGTCGCGGCCGTCAACGGCTTCGCGCTCGGCGGTGGCACCGAGATCGTCCTGGCCTGCGACGTCGCCGTGATCGACGAGACCGCCTCCCTGGGGCTGCCCGAGGTGAAGCGCGGCCTGATGGCGGCGGCGGGCGGGGTGATCCGGCTGGCCCGGCAGATCCCGCAGAAGGTCGCGCTGGAGGCCGCGCTGACCGGGGAGCCGATCCCCGCCGACCGCGCGCACGAGCTCGGGCTGGTCAACCGGGTCGCCCCCGAGGGCACCGCCCTCGACGTCGCTCTCGGCCTCGCCGGCGTGATCGCGGAGAACGCCCCGCTGTCGGTGCAGTACAGCAAGCAGGTCGTGCACCACTCCCGCGACGCCGGCTCCGACTGGGACGACCCGGCCTGGACCCTCAGCGACGACGCGATGAAGGTCGTGTTCGCCAGCCGGGACGCCCGGGAGGGCCCGACCGCGTTCGCCGAGAAGCGTGCTCCCCGTTGGGAGGGGCGCTAG
- a CDS encoding TetR/AcrR family transcriptional regulator — MARGRGPFAGGPEQARRQLVVAAEECFLDFGVRRTTMDDVARRAGVSRPTVYRYFSDRDALVVEVVTRRARIFGVRAREYISGRPDFPSKIVDGLGYLVRGGRRDPILSALLQPDNLSATSGILTAGKVAERLSFEVWEPILIAAQEAGEMRPEIDPQELCGVMADLELMMIGRQDLLDPDGPGVRELVGDFLLPALAA; from the coding sequence GTGGCACGAGGGCGAGGGCCGTTCGCGGGCGGGCCGGAGCAGGCCCGGCGCCAGCTGGTGGTGGCCGCGGAGGAGTGCTTCCTGGACTTCGGTGTGCGGCGTACGACGATGGACGACGTCGCGCGCCGGGCGGGCGTCTCGCGCCCGACCGTCTACCGCTACTTCTCCGACCGGGACGCACTCGTCGTCGAGGTCGTCACGCGCCGGGCACGGATCTTCGGGGTCCGGGCGCGGGAGTACATCTCCGGTCGCCCCGACTTCCCGTCGAAGATCGTCGACGGGCTCGGCTACCTGGTGCGCGGCGGGCGGCGGGACCCGATCCTGAGCGCGTTGCTCCAGCCGGACAACCTGTCCGCCACCAGCGGGATCCTCACCGCGGGGAAGGTCGCCGAGCGGCTGTCCTTCGAGGTGTGGGAGCCGATCCTGATCGCCGCCCAGGAGGCGGGGGAGATGCGGCCCGAGATCGACCCGCAGGAGCTCTGCGGCGTGATGGCCGACCTGGAGCTCATGATGATCGGGCGGCAGGACCTGCTCGACCCGGACGGGCCGGGCGTGCGCGAGCTCGTCGGCGACTTCCTGCTGCCGGCGCTCGCGGCCTGA